Genomic segment of Miscanthus floridulus cultivar M001 unplaced genomic scaffold, ASM1932011v1 os_2416_1_2, whole genome shotgun sequence:
GCCATTCTGCAATATGTAGATGACACAATCATCTTCCTCAAACATGACTTGGAAGGGGCAAGGAATATGAAATTGTTACTCTATATGTATGAAATGATGGCTGGGCTAAAAATTAATTTCAATAAGAGTGAAGTTGTTATGATTAATGATATTGAGAATTGGGGGTCCTTGTATGCTGATTTATTCAATTGCCAGATTGATCTCTTTCCAATTAAGTACTTGGGGGTTCCAGTTAGTCCTAGCAGACTCCATTTAAGTGACTGGGCTCCTCTAGTTGACAAAAGCCACAAAAGGTTGGACATATGGAAAGGAGGTACTATGTCCATTGCTAGGAGAACTTCTGATAGGACTAGATGCCCTACCGGAGTTGCTGCGAAGGTTGTAGGGATGGAAGAGCGGAGGGCGAAGCTTAGGCCAGCGGCGGCGGGTTGGCGCCGTGGTGATCACAGcgcaaggaagaagagaaggtgcGGCTAGGGCTCCCAAGGGAAGCCGGCAACAATTATGTTGCTTCTGCTTAATTCCAATCTCAATTGTTTACAGAGTCTttatcctctctaggatcctatAATTAAGGAACAAATACCATAAAtagctaataataataatatgggcTCTTAGCCCCTATAACCGGCGTCCTCCTCTAGCCACAAATGGGCCTGCGCCTATTATAATAgacgccggtcataacatctctccccgcctgcgcaaacagctcgtcctcgagctgaaagttGGGGTAGAGGCCTTTGAAGTCGTCGAGGagctcccaggtggcttcgtcgCTGGGCAGTCCACGCCATTGGATGAGGACGTGCCAAGCGCCCCGCCGGAGTTGAGCTCGGAGAGCGCGCTCAGGAGCAGGAAGAAGCCGACCATCTAGcagcagtggtagagcagcaggcGCAGCCGGAGGATCCCCCTTGTGAGGCTTGAGCAAGCCCACATGGAAGACGTCATGCAGTCGAGCGCCGGCTAGAAGCTGCAGCCGGTAGGCAACCCTGCCAATGCGCTCCAGCACTTGGAATGGCCCGGCGTAGCGAGGGCCAAGCTTCTCTTTGGCCCTGGGCTCCAAAGACTGCGTGGTCCGATGAAGCAGTCGCTGCCAAACCCAATCGCCCACAGCAAACTCCAGGTCGCGGTGGCCGGCATCGTAGTACTTAGACAGTTGCTGCGCCTGAAGGAGGCGCTGCCGGACCTCAGCCAGCACCTCATCGCGGCTGCGGAGTAAGGCGTCAGTCGTGTCAGTCCGCGCCGACCCCGGCTTGTATGGGAGTATCGGCGGAGGAGGCCGGCCGTAGACCACTTCGAACGGGGTGGCACGCAGGGCGGTATGAAAGGAGGTGTTGTAGCAATACTCCGCCCACGGCAACCAGTCCACCCACGCCCGCGGCCGATCACCTGTAACACAACGTAAATACATCGCAATCACCTTGTTGACCACCTCAGACTGGCCGTCCGTCTGAGGGAGGAAGGCCATGCTCATGCGCAAGGTGACGCCTGTCATCTTGAAGAGGTCGCGCCACACGTGACCGGTAAACACGGGGTCCCTGTCGCTGACGATGGAAAAAGGGAAACCATGCAGTCGAACAATGTCGTCGAAGAAAGCACGGGCGACGGAGGCGGGGGTGTAGGGGTGACCCAGGGCAATGAAATGCGCATACATGGAGAAGCGGTCAACCACCGTGAGAACGACGGATTTGCCACTGACCTTGGGTAGCCCCTCGATGAAGTCCATGGCGATATCCGCCCACACCCGGGACGGTACTTCGAGGGGCTGCAGCAGGCCGGCGGGCTATAGCGACTCCGTCTTGTTCCGCTGGCACGTGCTGCACACCCGCACCCAATCCTGGACAAGGGCGCGGTCTCCCGGAATGTAGAAGTCGGCGCGAAGGCGGTACAGAGTCTTCTGGACTCCCTCATGGCCCGCCGAATGAGCCAAGAGGACTTGGTGGCGCAGGTCCTCATGGTCAGGGACGAAGATGCGGGACCTGTGGAGAAGGAGACCGTCGTCGAAGTGACACGTTGTCGGCAGCTCACCAGCCTGCAAGCGATGGAGGAGCTGCTGGGCGTCCGCAGCTGCTGTTGTAGCCCGGTGAATGTCATCAAAGAGGGCGAACATCGGCCCGGAGAGGGCATGAGCAGCAGGTCCAGGAACTGTACCCTCCTCCATGCCGCGGCGGGACAGCGCATCCACCACGATGTTCAGGCGGCCAGGGCGATACTCCACAGCAAAATCGAAGTCAAAAAACTTGCTGATCCACTGGTGTTGAGGTACAGTTGAGAGACGTTGGTCCAACAGGACCTTGAGGCTGTAGTGATCTGTACGAACAAGAAAATGACACCCTCATAGGTATGGTCGCCAGTGACGTACAACCTAAACCAGCCCAATCAGCTCGCGTTTGTAGGCAGCAGCGAGCTTGAGATGGCGAGCAGCGAAGGGCCGGCTGAAGAAAGTGAGGGGGATGGAGAACAGCACCGAACCCCGCGCCTGATGCGTCACAGTCCACCACAAACTGCTTGTCGAAGTCGGGCATTTGGAGGACGGGTCCACCACAAACCCTTGAGTGCCTGAAACGGCGCATCCGCCTCGTCGTCCCAGGCGAATGCATCCTTCCGCAGGAGGCGCGTCAGTGGCGCAGTGATGAGGCCGAAGTCGCGAATGAACTTCCTGTAGTAGCCGGCGAGGCCCAAGAATCCCCGCAGCCCACGTGCGGAGCGAGGGGCCGGCCACGAGGCGACCGCAGCCACCTTGTCGGCGTCCATAGCGACGCCGCTTGGCCAAGGTAGGCCACCGATGACGCCCCAAAAGAACACTTGGAACGCTTGAGGTGGAGCTGGTTCGCCCGAAGTGCTTGGAGGACGATGCTGAGGTGCTGCAGGTGTTCGGCTCAGGAGGCGCTATATATGAGTATGTCGTCGAAAAACACAAGCACGAACCTGCGCAAAAAGGGGCGGAGCACGTTGTTCATCAAAGCCTAGAAAGTCGCCGGCGCATTGGAAAGGCCGAACGGCATGACCAGGAACTCAAAATGGCCATGGtgagtgcggaacgccgtcttggcgaTGTCATCGGGGTGCATCCGCACTTGGTGGTAGCCCGAGCGCAaatcgagcttggtgaagaagcgagcCCCGTGAAGCTCGTCGAGAAGCTCATCGACGATCGGAATCCGGAATTTGTCCTTGGACGTCTTGGCGTTGAGGGCCCGGTAGTCGATGCAAAAGCGCCAGGAGTTGTCCACCTTGCGCACCAGCAGCACGGGGGCGGAGAACGGGGACGTGCTCGGCCGGATGATGCCTTGGGCGAGCATAGCAGCGCACTGACGCTCCAACTCGTCCTTCTGCAGGCTGCAGCTGTGGGTAGCGATAGGGGCGAACGGCGACCGGAACTGTACCCGGCAACAGATGGATGCAGTGATCGTACGGCCGCATCGGAGGGAGCCCCTGTGGCTCGGCAAAGACCGGCTCAAACTGCTCCAGGAGCCGGTCCAGTAGTGGCTGGGAGGGAGCAGCGGCGATCGCCCGCGCAGCCGGTTCCCAGATGTCGTCGCGGGGGGACCCCAGGCCCTTCCACAGAATGCGCCGGGCGCCCCGTGTGAAAGCCATGCACAAATCCTCGAAATCCCAGAGGATAGGGCCCAGGGTACGTAGGAACTCGACGCCAAGAATAAGATCAAAACCTCCCAGGCTGATGCCATAGCAGCTGATGGTGGAACTCCTCTGTACCTGGCCAGGGCCAAATCCCGAGCGACGCCTTCGCAAGGCACACGATCGCCGTTGGCCACCAGTACCCGCATGGTAGCGTGCGGTGCTGTAGAGAGGTGTAGGCGTCGCAGGAGATCAGTGTTGACGAAGTTGTGCGTCGAACCGGAGTCGAGGAGCGCCACAAGCCGGTGGCCATGTACGGAGACTGGAAGGAGCATAGCATCTCTTGGTCCGGATGCCGGCAATGGCGTAGAGGGACACTTGAGGCTGGGCTGCAGGTTCCTGCCCCGCCGCTGGTGCAGGCGCAAGCACAGCAGCCTCCTCCGGAAAAGCAGCCACAGCGGCCACCTCCGCTGGTATGTCATCGTCGAGGAAATCCGTCGCTTCGAGGTAGAATAGGCGTTGGCACACATGACCGCGCACATAGGGCTCATCACAATTGTAGCAAAGACCTTGGCGGCGGCGCTCCAATTGCTCCGCTGGGGACAGTCGGCGGAAAGGACGAGCAGGGGCTGCAGCGCCCGCTGGTGCTTGAGTTGTGGTCGCCCCCGGGGCTGCTGGTACCGCTGCAGCAGGCCGTGGCAGTGCTGGGATGCCCGGGCGCTGAGGAGGCCGAGCGCCACGCTGAGGAGTGGCCGGCGTCGTGGCAGCGGCACGGCGTTCAAAGGCCCTGGCCAAATACATGGCCGTTTGGAGGTTCTGGGGCTCCCGCGGCTCCACGTCGACACCTTAATGTGCTCCGGAAGGCCGCCCACGAACAACTCCGCCTTCTGGGACGCAGAGAGGTTCCGAGCATGACAGAGCACCACATTGAAGC
This window contains:
- the LOC136534942 gene encoding uncharacterized protein yields the protein MAAMLSYLSSQQPLPSPPRPPPPPQSAMASLPPVFPAGIPQSSATGVPIHLLRMPPSPSPIPSYALAPTVGPVNTMATVPATTTLAVPTPTTGALIHYGGAVQQLSYTEGVFYGSVDGPLLYGGNMQHHHGASSSAAFALEPAAPGRTLALDRTWLASYHLIGAAQTWYYGLEQDEGMPTWDRFKELCNLQFGPAVRGTRLSELARLPFTSTVQDYSERFNVVLCHARNLSASQKAELFVGGLPEHIKVSTWSRGSPRTSKRPCIWPGPLNAVPLPRRRPLLSVALGLLSARASQHCHGLLQRYQQPRGRPQLKHQRALQPLLVLSADCPQRSNWSAAAKVFATIVMSPMCAVMCANAYSTSKRRISSTMTYQRRWPLWLLFRRRLLCLRLHQRRGRNLQPSLKCPSTPLPASGPRDAMLLPVSVHGHRLVALLDSGSTHNFVNTDLLRRLHLSTAPHATMRVLVANGDRVPCEGVARDLALARYRGVPPSAAMASAWEVLILFLASSSYVPWALSSGISRICAWLSHGAPGAFCGRAWGPPATTSGNRLRGRSPLLPPSHYWTGSWSSLSRSLPSHRGSLRCGRTITASICCRVQFRSPFAPIATHSCSLQKDELERQCAAMLAQGIIRPSTSPFSAPVLLVRKVDNSWRFCIDYRALNAKTSKDKFRIPIVDELLDELHGARFFTKLDLRSGYHQVRMHPDDIAKTAFRTHHGHFEFLVMPFGLSNAPATF